A stretch of Aerococcaceae bacterium zg-252 DNA encodes these proteins:
- a CDS encoding HAMP domain-containing histidine kinase yields MNIFKKNILKFILSFMLIILVNIVLLIAAGNYIRSQQSATKVIETVSSEIVLSNGDYIVSPKAKHLIDEHKLWLMIIDKNNGKEKFNIDKPKDINNQFNFADVVRFSRFYLKDYPIFTQIKDEDNDIYIIAFPKDSIIRYNNNYFELNRIQIFPIIIVSIILANILFCLFIYLYSITFLNRNINPIINAILKLPHGVNTQVKSVQELNKLTLAINSANQKLRENEVFKENWISGIAHDIKTPLSVIVSNTSLAIEKTDNETLLNYLKPTLVESHYIQNLLNDLNIFARLTNENLILQREIVYIVPFFKEVIIQIINQEIWHDFNFEFTADESLYNKKMYVEKSLISRIIHNLIYNSILHNPSGCDIQIILKHLPNNKFSITICDNGIGTSPDRLNNINKIEEFNFDISGVRRSGMGLKISKQIVDLHSGEMFIDSQLGEYFLTTITLDSIN; encoded by the coding sequence ATGAATATTTTCAAAAAAAATATACTAAAATTTATTTTATCTTTTATGCTTATTATCTTAGTTAATATAGTACTATTAATTGCTGCAGGAAATTATATTCGCAGCCAACAGTCTGCAACAAAAGTCATCGAAACCGTATCATCTGAAATTGTTTTATCTAACGGAGATTATATTGTCAGTCCAAAAGCCAAACATTTAATTGATGAACATAAGTTATGGCTGATGATTATTGATAAGAATAATGGCAAAGAGAAATTCAACATTGATAAACCTAAAGATATAAACAATCAATTTAATTTCGCAGATGTTGTGCGTTTCTCTAGATTTTATTTAAAAGATTATCCAATCTTTACTCAAATAAAAGACGAAGATAATGATATCTATATTATTGCCTTTCCAAAAGATAGTATTATTAGATACAACAATAATTATTTTGAATTGAACCGAATACAAATTTTCCCAATTATTATTGTATCCATTATTTTAGCTAATATATTATTTTGTCTATTTATCTATCTTTATAGTATCACTTTCCTCAATCGAAACATTAACCCGATTATTAATGCCATTCTAAAACTACCACATGGTGTAAACACACAAGTGAAATCTGTACAAGAATTAAATAAATTAACCCTTGCCATTAACTCAGCTAACCAAAAACTTCGTGAAAATGAAGTGTTTAAGGAAAATTGGATTTCTGGAATTGCACATGATATCAAAACACCACTTTCAGTTATTGTATCCAATACATCTCTAGCAATTGAAAAAACTGACAATGAAACTTTACTAAATTACCTAAAGCCCACTCTAGTTGAAAGCCATTATATCCAAAATCTTCTTAATGATTTAAATATATTTGCTCGATTAACAAATGAGAATCTGATTTTACAACGAGAAATTGTATATATTGTTCCATTTTTTAAAGAAGTTATTATTCAAATTATTAACCAAGAGATTTGGCATGATTTCAATTTTGAATTCACTGCTGACGAAAGTCTGTATAACAAAAAAATGTATGTCGAAAAATCGTTAATTTCTAGAATTATTCATAATTTGATTTATAACTCTATCCTTCACAATCCGTCTGGGTGCGATATTCAAATTATCCTTAAACATCTACCAAATAATAAATTTTCGATTACCATATGTGATAATGGCATTGGAACTTCTCCCGATAGACTGAATAATATTAATAAAATTGAAGAATTTAACTTTGATATTTCTGGAGTTCGTAGAAGTGGTATGGGATTAAAAATTTCGAAACAAATTGTTGATTTACATAGTGGTGAAATGTTTATCGACAGCCAATTAGGTGAGTACTTCCTGACAACCATAACATTGGACAGTATTAATTAA
- a CDS encoding DNA-3-methyladenine glycosylase I, translating into MINRCQWIEGKPDYYVDYHDNIWGKPEHDDTALFRWLILEMFHIGLSWQLVLSKQEQFDSAFDNFDYRKIATYDEQKIEALLDDKGIIRHRGKIQATITNAQAFMKIQAQYGSFDAFIWSFTAGKTIIKQQDIHQTKSELSDCVTKALKKNGFKFIGSVTVYSYLQAIGIVNDHDINCQFR; encoded by the coding sequence TGTCGATTATCATGATAATATTTGGGGTAAACCTGAACATGATGATACGGCATTATTTCGGTGGTTGATTTTAGAGATGTTTCATATTGGGCTGTCTTGGCAATTAGTACTGTCCAAGCAAGAACAATTTGATAGCGCTTTTGATAATTTTGATTATCGAAAAATAGCAACGTATGATGAACAGAAAATAGAAGCGTTACTTGATGACAAAGGCATTATTCGTCATCGTGGTAAAATTCAAGCAACGATTACTAATGCACAGGCATTTATGAAAATTCAAGCACAATATGGGTCGTTTGATGCATTTATTTGGAGTTTTACAGCAGGAAAAACGATTATTAAACAGCAAGATATTCATCAAACAAAAAGTGAATTGAGTGATTGTGTAACGAAAGCACTCAAGAAAAATGGCTTTAAATTTATAGGTTCTGTTACAGTCTATTCATATTTGCAAGCAATTGGTATTGTGAATGACCATGATATTAATTGTCAATTTAGATAG
- a CDS encoding response regulator transcription factor: MNFETQLLNKHLLIVDDDKALSESIKEVLISRGFKNISCAYSISEGIDVFSVSHIDLIILDVMLPDGDGYLLSKYVRKSSDVPILFLTAKNNPDDEIKGLDSGGDDYVTKPFLPKSLTYRILALLRRAYKDESELIELTDCIIDLNNALVKKSGQPLSLTPTEIQILRKLYANKNYIVSTETICDTIWGLESFGYEKSLMVHIRNIREKIELTPSKPNHLITVKGLGYKLVI, encoded by the coding sequence ATGAACTTTGAAACACAATTATTAAACAAACATCTATTAATTGTAGATGACGACAAAGCATTAAGCGAATCGATTAAAGAAGTACTGATAAGTCGTGGATTTAAAAATATTAGTTGTGCTTACAGTATTAGTGAGGGAATTGATGTTTTTTCAGTATCCCACATCGATTTAATTATTCTAGATGTCATGCTCCCAGACGGAGACGGTTACTTGCTTTCTAAATATGTGAGAAAATCTTCTGATGTACCAATTTTATTTTTAACTGCTAAAAATAATCCTGACGATGAAATTAAAGGACTAGATTCAGGTGGAGATGACTATGTTACCAAACCTTTTTTACCTAAATCTCTAACTTATCGTATTCTTGCATTATTGAGGAGAGCTTACAAAGATGAATCGGAACTCATTGAACTAACCGACTGTATCATTGATTTGAATAATGCTCTCGTTAAAAAAAGTGGTCAACCTTTGTCACTTACTCCCACAGAAATCCAGATTCTTCGAAAATTATATGCTAATAAAAATTATATTGTTTCGACTGAAACGATTTGTGATACTATTTGGGGACTTGAAAGTTTTGGATATGAAAAATCGCTAATGGTACATATTCGTAATATCAGAGAAAAAATAGAGCTTACTCCCTCTAAACCCAATCATCTCATCACTGTTAAAGGTCTTGGCTATAAACTTGTTATATAA
- a CDS encoding YhcH/YjgK/YiaL family protein → MILDYLTNLPRYAAIIPRFEQFSQTIMEVAKLPLGRTDLTDVDFINVMEGETLPMEEGMFEYHQNYLDIQIVLSGQEVMQWQNVHQLKEKIPYDASKDIGFLEGNGECVTIKEGMFYLVFPEDAHLPSSHIEQSNAYKKAVVKIKVS, encoded by the coding sequence ATGATTTTAGATTATTTAACAAATTTACCACGATACGCTGCTATTATTCCACGTTTTGAACAATTTTCACAAACAATAATGGAAGTAGCAAAATTGCCACTTGGTAGAACAGATTTAACAGATGTTGACTTTATCAATGTCATGGAAGGTGAAACATTACCAATGGAAGAGGGAATGTTTGAATATCATCAAAATTATTTAGATATTCAAATTGTGTTGAGCGGTCAAGAAGTGATGCAATGGCAAAATGTTCATCAGTTAAAGGAAAAAATACCGTATGATGCGTCAAAAGATATAGGATTTTTAGAAGGAAATGGTGAATGCGTTACAATTAAAGAAGGTATGTTTTATCTTGTGTTTCCTGAAGATGCACATTTGCCGAGCAGTCATATTGAACAGTCAAATGCATATAAAAAAGCAGTTGTTAAGATAAAGGTATCTTAA